The following is a genomic window from Rhodothermales bacterium.
ACGACGCCGGCGGACGACCAGGCCGCACTGTTTCGACGGCTGCGTCGGGATTACCTCCGGCGGCGCACGTTTGGGATGTTCACAATGGCCTCGCCGCCGACCGACGCCAGCGCCGTGCGGGCGCTGGAGGACGGGCTGGGCATCCAGCTCGGCTGAAGCACGATCAGGCCTCGAAGCCGAAGGAGCGCAGGAAGGTGTCGTTGCTGCGCCAGCGCTCACGCACCTTGACGTGCAGTTGCATGTACAGCGGCCGGCCGGTGAATGCCTCGATGTCTTTCCGCGCCGCGATGCCTATCCGCTTGAGAGCGCTCCCGCCCTTGCCAATGAGGATCGCCTTCTGCGAATCCCGCTCGACGACGATTTCGGCGTGTAGCATATCCTTCTTCCCTTCGCGCTCTTCGTAGGTGACAACGTTCACCTGAGTGGAGTAGGGTACTTCCTGGCTGTACTTTAGAAAGATCTTCTCGCGGATGATCTCGGCGATAAAAAAGCGTTCCGGGTGTTCGCTGAGCTGGTCCTTGGGGTAAAAGGGTGGTCCTTCAGGAAGATACGTGAGCAACGTCGTGAGCATCGGCTGGAGGTTGAAGCCGGTGAGCGCCGAGATGGGGAACACCTCCTTGAAGGGGAAGGCATTGAGGTAGACCTGAGCCAGGGGGAGGGCATCCTCCTGCCGGATCAGGTCGATCTTGTTCAGCAGTAGGAAGCTGGGCCGTTCGCCTACGAAGGAGAGGCCGAGCGAGTCCGGCGTGTCGCGGGTGGCGTCCGCCATGAAGAGCAGCACGTCGGCGTCCGAAATCGCGTGGCGGACGTTACGCATCATCGCCTCTTGCAGTCGGTAGCGGGGCTCGATGATACCTGGCGTGTCCAGGAGAACGATCTGATACGCCGGCGCCGAAAGAATGCCCAGGATGCGGTGCCGCGTCGTCTGCGGCTTGGGCGTCACGATCGACAATTTTTGACCGACGAGTGCGTTGATGAGCGTACTCTTGCCGACGTTGGGTTGGCCGATGAGGGCCGCGTAGCCGCAACGGTGGCCGGCGGGGACGTCGTCGGGAAGCAGGAGTTCGGGTTCCATGGTGGTGGGGTGGGAGAGTGGGAGTCGGTTATCCTTTGACGACGCGGAGCATCTCGCGGACGGCTTCCTCGAACCCTACGAGCAGGGCGCGGGCGACGATAGCGAACCCGATGGATACTTCGTGTATGTGGGGGACCGTGTGCTTGAAGAGTGCGTAATTCTGGTAGTCGAGTCCATGGCCGGCATGCACCCGCAGGCCCAGGGTGTGGGCATGAATGGATGCGGCGGCGAGGCGATCGGCCTGGGCCACACGTGTTTTCACCGTGCCTGCATTGGCGTAGTCGCCCGTATGGAGTTCGATGCAGGAGGCGCCGGCATCCGCGCAGGCGTCGATCTGCCCGAGGACCGGGTCGACAAAATAGGCCACTTCCTCGATACCGGCGTCGAAGAGCCGCCGGGTGACGATCTGAAGCCGGCTCCGGTGGGCCCGTACATCCAGCCCGCCTTCCGTAGTGATCTCCTGGCGTCGTTCCGGCACCAGTGTCGCCAGATGAGGCCTGATTTCGCAGCAAAATGCGACCACCTCTTCGTTCGTTGAAAGTTCGAAATCGAGCTTTGTGGTCACCGTCTCCTTGAGCAGGCGCACATCCCTGTCCGTGATGTGACGACGGTCCTCCCGCGGATGGAATACGATACCGTCCGCGCCGGCCTTCTCAGCCAGCACGGCGGCATGCACGGGATCCGGAAAGCGTGCTTGACGCGCATTTCTGAGGGTTGCCACGTGGTCAACGTTGATCAGGAGGTGCGTGGGTTCGAGCACGGCGTTTGGCGTCATCGGGCGAGCAACGTTTGGGCGACAAGGGGGTCTTGGAAGGCAAAAGGCGGAGATGAAACACGCATCACTCGTCGTTTGTTTTGGCTGCGATCTCAGATGGCTCCCGGGCGAAGTTGCTTTTAGAAAAGGCGCAGCCTATTTTCTCGCACACCACGTGCATCCTGGCGACTCACCCCCCTTACCACATTTATCCCACCGGGTACAGAGAAGACGCGATATGGCTTCCAAGAGCCTCCGAACGGGCCTGCAGTTGTTGCTCTGGCTGATGATCATTGGACTTTCCTACGTATTGTATTACTCCATCACGGAGCCTTACAAGATTGTTGAAGAGCAGGAGCGTGTGACAGCGCTGACTCGTCAGCGCATGGACATGGTCCGGCAAGTAGCCATTCAATACGAATCGAAGTACGACCGTTTCCCCCTGACACTGGATTCGCTTGCGTTATTTGCTTCGTCCGACTCCGCATTTCAGACGGTGCGTGAACAGTTGTTGAAAGGTCTGGTCGCGGATTCGCTCGTTCGTTCTCCGCGTACCGGGAAGATGTTCACGTACACGGCGAACGATACCTCCCGAGTCAAGACGTATCTCCTGCAGGACCCCGATTCCGATGATCGGATCGGTACGCTTGAGGCGGATATCACGCAGCTGAACGCGGCGAGCTGGGAATAACTTGTCCGATATCACCCCGATCGATCGCGAGGAGGGTGACATAGGGCGTGCGGAGACCGGGCATGG
Proteins encoded in this region:
- the era gene encoding GTPase Era; the encoded protein is MEPELLLPDDVPAGHRCGYAALIGQPNVGKSTLINALVGQKLSIVTPKPQTTRHRILGILSAPAYQIVLLDTPGIIEPRYRLQEAMMRNVRHAISDADVLLFMADATRDTPDSLGLSFVGERPSFLLLNKIDLIRQEDALPLAQVYLNAFPFKEVFPISALTGFNLQPMLTTLLTYLPEGPPFYPKDQLSEHPERFFIAEIIREKIFLKYSQEVPYSTQVNVVTYEEREGKKDMLHAEIVVERDSQKAILIGKGGSALKRIGIAARKDIEAFTGRPLYMQLHVKVRERWRSNDTFLRSFGFEA
- a CDS encoding pyridoxine 5'-phosphate synthase, with amino-acid sequence MTPNAVLEPTHLLINVDHVATLRNARQARFPDPVHAAVLAEKAGADGIVFHPREDRRHITDRDVRLLKETVTTKLDFELSTNEEVVAFCCEIRPHLATLVPERRQEITTEGGLDVRAHRSRLQIVTRRLFDAGIEEVAYFVDPVLGQIDACADAGASCIELHTGDYANAGTVKTRVAQADRLAAASIHAHTLGLRVHAGHGLDYQNYALFKHTVPHIHEVSIGFAIVARALLVGFEEAVREMLRVVKG